The following nucleotide sequence is from Pseudomonas sp. S09G 359.
GCGAACGGTTTGGCGCCAAACACGTCAGCGCCCTCCCCGGTCACGTAGCCCGCCACCAGCAGACCTTCGCGGGTGTTGAGGTCGTTGCTGGGGTACCAGAGCAGGCGTGCCGGGTGTTCAATCCAGGACAGGCCGCCATAGGTGCGGTAATCGGTTTCCCAGAAGCGCGGGGATTGCCACGCCACCTTGGTCGCCTGGTCGCTGCGGGTGCTGAGCAAGGCGGCCTTGATCGGGTCGCTGAAATCCGTGTCGAGCTTGGCCAACAGCGGCAACGGCAAGGTCGACACCAGATAGTCGGCGCGCACCACCTGCTCGCGGCCGCTGCGTTGGTCGTGATAGGTCACCGCCACGCCGTCTTCCAGCTGGCGGATCTGGCGCACCTGGGCCCCCAGTTGCACGTGGTCGCGCACGCGCTGGTAGAAGGCGTCGGTGATGCGGTCCATGCCGCCTACCGGCTGGAACATGGTGGCCGAGAATTCCGGGAATTCGGTGTGCAGCAACGCGCCCCACAGTTCCGGGTGCAGCAGTTGGTCCAACCCCAGCGGGCTGCGCGCGGCGGGCAAGGCGCCAGGGTGCGCAGGTGATTCCAGGTGCCCGGAACGGATCGTGCCCTCAAAGGCCAGCTCCTGGGACAGGTCGCCATACACCTGCAAAAACGCCAGCAAGCGCGTGCGTTCTTCGCCGCTCAATACGTCGTCGAGCGCATCGCGTTGCACGGCCTTGGCCAACAACCCGGACAGATGCCCGCGCGCATCGTTGATCGCCTGGCCGACGCTGAACGCCGGCTGGCTCACATCTGGCCGTACCTGGGCGCCATGGCTGCTGTTGACCAGCACTTCCAGGGGCACACCGAGTTCACTGCAATAGTCGAGGATCGTGCGGTGCTGGCTGGGGATGCGGGCCGGGCCGGCATTGAAATACAGGCCCGGGTCGAAGGCCACGGTTTGCGAGCGGCCGTCCTTGTAGTCCACCCGGTCGCCGTGGCGCAGGGTCCAGGTGCGGCCGCCTACGCGGTCGCGGGCTTCCAGCACTTGCACGCTGAAGCCGGCGCGGGTCAGTTCGAGGGCGGTGACCAGCCCGGCGATCCCCGCGCCCAGCACCAGCACACGGGTGCCCTGCCCCAGGCCGTCCTTGAGTTTCAGCGGTTGCGGGCGCCGGTGTGACGACGGCCCCAGCCCCAATACTGCCAGCGCATCCTTGACGGCTTTTTCGCCGCCCACCGCAGCGATGCTGGACAGCGCTTCACGTCGTGTCAGTCCCATGTCGAATGCTCCTTAATCCGGCAGGCCCGGTGGGTTGATCAGCGACTTGTCGACGCGCTCCACGTCCAGGCCCCAGCGTTGCAGCACCTGCTCGTATTGGCCGCCGGCAATCGCGCCTTCCAGGGCGGTGTGGATCGGCTTGACCAGGCCATTGTCCTTGCGCGTGGTCACGGCGATATCCGCCTGCAACGGCCAGCCACCGTTGACGGTGCCGACGCGCTTGATGCCGCCGGTGATCGCGGCGGAATAGGCGTACACCGAGTTGGGCCCGAACAGCGCATCGCTGCGCCCCGACTGCACCGCTAACTGCGCTGCGGCCTGGTCATCGAAGTACTGCAACAAGGCGGGCTTGAGGCCGGCCTTTTCATTGGCCTCGTTCCAGGCCAGCAGGACTTTTTCCTGGTTGGTGCCGGAGCCGACGATGATTTTCAGCCCGGCGATGTCTGGCGCCTGTTTGATCTCGCTGATCTTGCTGGTGCTCTTGACGTAGAACCCGAGCACATCCTGGCGATAGGTGGCGAAGTCAAAACGCTTCTTGCGCGCCTCGGTCACGGTGACGTTACTGATCACCGCGTCGTACTTGCCCGAGCTGACGCCCAGGGGCCAATCCTCCCAACTGGTCTGCACCACGTTGAGTTGCAGGCCGAGGCTATCGGCGACAAGCTGCGCGGTGTCGGCTTCGCTGCCGATGGTGGTTTTGTCGTCGTTGGCCAGCAGCGCCAGGGGCGGCCCGGCCACGCCGGACACGGCCACGGTGAACTTGCCCGGTTGGGCGAACTTGAAGCCCGGCGGGATCTGCGCGATAGCCGCCTCGTTGCGCGGCACATGGATGCGCACGCGGTCAGGGCTGAGGTCGACCTGTTGCACGGCAAACGCCTGTTGCGCAGTGCTGATGGCAAGCGCCAACAGGCCGATACGAGCGGTAGAAATAAACATGGGCAGTCACTCCGTTAACTAAAGCACCTTGCCGAGGAAGGCCGCGGTGCGGGGATGTCGTGGTTGGCGGAAAATCTGTTCGGGCGGGCCCTCTTCGATCAGTTGGCCGTCGCAGAGGAACACCACGTGGTCGGCCACTTCGCGGGCAAAGCCGATTTCGTGGGTGACGATCACCAGGGTCACGCCCAGTTGGGTCAGGCCCTTGATCACGTCGAGCACTTCGCCCACCAGTTCCGGGTCGAGGGCCGAGGTGGGCTCATCGAACAGCAGCACTTTCGGGTCCAGTGCCAGGGCGCGGGCGATGGCGACGCGTTGCTGTTGCCCGCCGGAGAGCTGGCGCGGGTAGGCGTCCACTTTGTCCGCCAGCCCGACCTTGGCCAGCAGCTCACTCGCCTTGGCCTGGGCCTCGGCCTTGCTCCAGCGCTTGTGGGCCAGGGGCGCTTCGGCGACGTTTTCCCAAGCGGTAAGGTGGGGGAACAGGTTGAAGTTCTGGAACACGAAGCCGACGTCGATACGCCGCTTGAGGATCTCGCGTTCCTTGAGCTCAAACAGCAGGTCACCCTTGCGCCGATAGCCCACGTATTCACCGTCGATGGTGATGTGCCCGCTGTCGATTTTTTCCAGGTGGTTGATGGTGCGCAGCAAGGTTGATTTGCCCGAGCCGGACGGCCCGAGAATCACCGTGACCTCCCCCGGGGCGATAGTCAGGTCGATGTCCTTGAGCACCTGCTGGTTGCCAAAGCGCTTGCCCACGCCCTGGATCTGGATGCGCCCGGCGCGTGCTTCACCCATGGGTTTTCTCCTTGAGCCAGCCGCGTATGCGCTGCAACGGTGTGGGTGGCAGCACCCGTGCCGTGCCCCGGGCAAAATGACGCTCGACGTAGTACTGGGCGCTGGTCAGCACAGTGGTGATGATCAGGTACCACACGGTGGCCACGATCAGCAGCGGGATCACCGCCTGGGTGCGGTTGTAGATGACCTGCACGGTGTAGAACAGCTCCGGCAAGGCCAGCACGTAGACGATGGACGTACCCTTGACCAGGCCGATGATTTCATTGAACCCCGACGGCAAAATCGAGCGCAGCGCCTGGGGCAGGATGATCCGGAAGATCCGTCGCGAAGCCGGCAGGCCCAAGGCTGCCGCCGCTTCATGCTGGCCGGCGTCGACGCCGATCAGGCCGCCCCGGATGATCTCTGCGGCGTAGGCCGCCTGCATCAGGCTCAAGCCCAACACGGCCACGGTGAATTGGCTGAGCACGTCAACCGTCGACCACTCGGCGAACACCACACTGGTGAACGGCACGCCGACCACGATGTGGTCATACAGGTAGGCAAAGTTGTAGAGGATGATCAGCACCAGCAGCGCCGGCATCGAGCGGAAAAACCAGATGTACCCCCAGGCCAACGCCGCCAGCAACGGCGAGCCCGACAACCGCGCCAGGGCCAGCGCGGTGCCGAGAATAACGCTGAACACCGTACTCAGCAGAGTCAGCAGCAGGGTCTGGCCAAGGCCACGCAGCACCGACGGCGAGAAGAACCACTGGCCGAACACGCCCCACTCCCAGCGCGGGTTGGTGGCCAGGGAATGCACGATGGTCAACAGCACCAGCGCGGCGAAGATCGACCCGGCCCAGCGCCAGGGGTGCCGGGCGGGCACTACCTGGAGGGCTTTGATCGGTGTGGAGACGCGGGCCTGGCGAACCGCGCTGGACGAGTCAATCAGATCATAGGATTTAGCGACGATAGGCATGTGGTATTCCTCGGCCTTAGAAGGCGTAGGTCAAGCGGGTGTAGTAGTACCCGCCGGTAAAACCGTAGGGCGAATAGGTGCCGTAGCTGCTGACCATGGTGCTGCTGGGCACGCCTTGTTTCTTGGGGTAGACGTCGAACAGGTTCTTGGCGCCGATGGCCACGTTGAGGTCTTTGGTGAGGTTGTAGCCAAGGTCCAGGTCGGTGATCCATTTGGCGCTGTAGACCCGGTCGAGGCTGCGGTCGTCGGAGACGTTGACCTCTTTGTAGGAGCCATAACGGGTCAGGGCCAGGTTGAGGTTGAAGCGCTCGATGCTCCAGTCGCCGCCCAGGATCAGCTTGGTGCTCGGCTGCACGCCGGTGATCAGGTTGCGTGCCTGGCGGTCCATCAGGTCGTAGGAGGTGCCGAGGATCGTGGTGGATTCCTTGTAGTTGAGGATTTTGGTCTGGTTCCAGTTGAACGCCGCCGTCCACTTCAACGCGCCGTATTGGCCCAGGTCCTGGCTGTAGTTGCCGACCAGATCGAGACCTTTGGTGCGGGTGTCGGCACCATTGATGAAGTACTGCCCGCCGGAGGTGGAGGTAATGCCATTGCCTTGCAGCACCTGGGTGATTTCCGGGCCGAGCAAGGTGCCGGTCAGGGTGATGCGGTCACGCAGGTTGATCACGTAGGCGTCGGCGGTGAAGTTCAGGCGATCGGTGGGCGTGAGGGTGAAACCCAGGCTGAAGTTGGTCGAACGCTCGGGCTTGAGCTCCTGGGCGCCAAGGGCTTGGGCAGCGGCCGAGCCTACCGGCAACACGCCGTAGTTGATCGACTGGTACACCCCATTCACCACGCCATAGGTGGTGGAGCGCGCACTGAACAGGCTGTTGGCCAGGGATGGCGCACGGAAACCATTGCTCACGGTGGCGCGCACGGCGAACTGCGGAGTGAAGTCGTACCGGGTGGTCAGCTTGCCGCTGCGGGTGGCACCCACGCCCTGGTTGTAATGCTCGTAGCGAAACGCGGTGCCGACGTACCAGTCGGGCACCGGGTTGAAGCCGACGTCGACGTAGCTGGCCAGGCTGTTGCGCGACGCGCTGCTTTCTTCGTCCGGCGAAATGCCGTTGGTGACCTGGGCCCCGGACGACGCGCAGTTGCCCGGCGCCACGCAGTAGCCGCCGTTGGCGTAGGACTCATAGTCACCGGCCTGCACCTCATAGGTGTCGCGCCGATGCTCGAAGCCGTAGCTCAGGTCCAGCGGCTTTTGCAGGCCGATGTCGAAGCCGCGCTTGAAGTCGAGGTTAGTGGTCAGCTCGGTGGAAATCCACGTGCCGGAGGTGAAGTGATTCGGCGTGGCCTCGCCCAGGGACGGGTTCTGGTTATGGGTGGTGCCCTGCTCCGCCTCGTTGCGCCCGTAGGTGGTGGACAAGTCCCAGTCCCACTCGCCAAGCGTACCTTTGCCGCCAAACGCGGCCTGGAAATCGTCCTCGTCGATAAACCAGGTCGGCGTGTAGCCGCCGGGGTAACCATTGGGGCCGGTGGTGATGGTATTGGTGATGGTCGGCAGGCGGAAATTCTGGCCCTGCTCGGCCTTGCGTCGCGAATAGGTGGTGAAGGAATACAGGCTGAAACTGTCGTCAATCGGCAACTCGGCGTTGTAGCCCAGGGTCAGCAGGTTGGTCTTGGGTGTGCCGTAGCCGCCATAGGTGGAACGACCGGCCTGCTCATAGGCCTGGGCGTAGGTGTAGCCGTTGGCGCTGGCCTTGTTGTCATCGTTCTGGCTGCGCGCATCCAGCGCCAGTTGCACGATGCCGCCGTTGCCAATTTCGAAGCCTTTGTTGAGGCTTTGCTGCACGGTCTGTTTCTTGCCGTCATAGCCGATGCCGGCGTTGGTCACCGAGGTGCCGCTGGTGTCGGCCTTGAGGATCACGTTGATCACCCCGGCGATGGCATCGGAGCCATATTGGGCGGCGGCGCCATCACGCAGGACTTCGACATGGTCGATGGCGCTGATGGGGATCAGATCCAGGTCGGCCGGCGCGGCGCCGGTGTTGATGCCGTTGATGTTCAACGTGGCGGCAGTGTGGCGACGCTTGCCATTGACCAGCACCAGCACTTCAGCGGCGCTCATGCCCCGCAGGTTGGGGGCGCGGGCGATACCACTGGCGTCCCAACCGGTTTTTTCCGGCAGGGTCAGCGACGGGATCACTGCGCTCAGGGCTTCCATCAAACCGGGTTTGCCGGTGCTTTGCAGTTGCTTGGCGCTGACCACATCGATCGGCACCGGGCTGCTGGTAACGGTGCGCTGCTCGGCGCCACGGTTGCCGGTGACCACCACAGTGGACAGGGTGCTGTCGTCCTGGGCCTGGGCGGTATTGGCGAAGATTGCCAGCGCCAGGATGGCGGTCGGTTGTAAGACTTGCTTCATAGCCACTCCAAACTATTCCAAATCGCGAAGTCGGGCAGGCACGCGATCGTGCGCGGTGCTCCGGAGGTTGTGGGGTGTTGCGGCGATTTGGGGCTAGGTGTGGCGCGGGGTTTGAATTGGCAACATACGTTGAACTCCCTTCCAACGATTCTGCTGCGGGGTGATTACCCGGTTTGGCAACGCAGAATCCGAATCTAGATTGGTACCATCCGAGGTCAGGGGTAGGCTGTTGCGATCAAACATAACGGAATGGGTTGGGGAAATATAATGCTATTTGGGCATAAGCTAATATTCTTGGATTTCATTATTTTTGTTTTAGTTTATTCATATATTTGATGTTGTGCGTATATCCATTGCTGGCCTTGAACCCGACCGGTTTCGCGGACCTAACTCAGGCCAAAATGTGGGAGGGGGCTACACCCCGATGGCAGTGGATCAGTCAATACATCTGGTGACTGACACACTGATATCGGGAGCAAGCCCCCTCCCACATTTTGACCGCATTCCTTCAGTTCGCAGGCTTCAACAACTGCATCTGCTGCCGATAATCATCCGTCACCTGCCGCGCCTGGCTGCTGCTGGTAATCACCCTGGGCGTGATAAGCACGATCAACTCCGTCCGGTCCTTGGACTTGCTGGTATTGCCAAACAACCACCGCAACCCCGGAATCTTGCCAAGATAAGGCACCGCACTGACACTCTCCGCATTGTCCTGCTTGATCAACCCCCCGAGCAGCACCGTCTGCCCACTCTGCACCGCTACCTGCGTGGACACCGAACGCGTGGAAATACGCGGATTATTCTGCGTGTCATTGTTGGACGCCTGGTCCTGCGCATCACTGACCTGCTGCTGAATATCCATATACACCAGACCACCCGGATTGATCCGCGGCACCACATCCAGGATCACCCCGGTCTGCACATACTCAACACTGCTTAACGTAGTGTCGGAAGTGCCGGTATTCACCGTGGTCTGGCTGATAGGAATATTGTCGCCCACCTGAATCTGCGCCGGCTGGTTGTTCATCACCACCAGCGACGGCGCCGACAGCACCTGGGTACGGC
It contains:
- a CDS encoding FAD-dependent oxidoreductase, whose product is MGLTRREALSSIAAVGGEKAVKDALAVLGLGPSSHRRPQPLKLKDGLGQGTRVLVLGAGIAGLVTALELTRAGFSVQVLEARDRVGGRTWTLRHGDRVDYKDGRSQTVAFDPGLYFNAGPARIPSQHRTILDYCSELGVPLEVLVNSSHGAQVRPDVSQPAFSVGQAINDARGHLSGLLAKAVQRDALDDVLSGEERTRLLAFLQVYGDLSQELAFEGTIRSGHLESPAHPGALPAARSPLGLDQLLHPELWGALLHTEFPEFSATMFQPVGGMDRITDAFYQRVRDHVQLGAQVRQIRQLEDGVAVTYHDQRSGREQVVRADYLVSTLPLPLLAKLDTDFSDPIKAALLSTRSDQATKVAWQSPRFWETDYRTYGGLSWIEHPARLLWYPSNDLNTREGLLVAGYVTGEGADVFGAKPFAEQYATSQEAVELLHPGYSKHLRNPLAVSWEQIPYSEGPWLQREHFPADASSLLEAGHGRVYFAGDGLVQSGVGIWQESAANSARHVVAQLAERVTQQTYLAAVAAS
- a CDS encoding ABC transporter substrate-binding protein — its product is MFISTARIGLLALAISTAQQAFAVQQVDLSPDRVRIHVPRNEAAIAQIPPGFKFAQPGKFTVAVSGVAGPPLALLANDDKTTIGSEADTAQLVADSLGLQLNVVQTSWEDWPLGVSSGKYDAVISNVTVTEARKKRFDFATYRQDVLGFYVKSTSKISEIKQAPDIAGLKIIVGSGTNQEKVLLAWNEANEKAGLKPALLQYFDDQAAAQLAVQSGRSDALFGPNSVYAYSAAITGGIKRVGTVNGGWPLQADIAVTTRKDNGLVKPIHTALEGAIAGGQYEQVLQRWGLDVERVDKSLINPPGLPD
- a CDS encoding amino acid ABC transporter ATP-binding protein is translated as MGEARAGRIQIQGVGKRFGNQQVLKDIDLTIAPGEVTVILGPSGSGKSTLLRTINHLEKIDSGHITIDGEYVGYRRKGDLLFELKEREILKRRIDVGFVFQNFNLFPHLTAWENVAEAPLAHKRWSKAEAQAKASELLAKVGLADKVDAYPRQLSGGQQQRVAIARALALDPKVLLFDEPTSALDPELVGEVLDVIKGLTQLGVTLVIVTHEIGFAREVADHVVFLCDGQLIEEGPPEQIFRQPRHPRTAAFLGKVL
- a CDS encoding amino acid ABC transporter permease; the encoded protein is MPIVAKSYDLIDSSSAVRQARVSTPIKALQVVPARHPWRWAGSIFAALVLLTIVHSLATNPRWEWGVFGQWFFSPSVLRGLGQTLLLTLLSTVFSVILGTALALARLSGSPLLAALAWGYIWFFRSMPALLVLIILYNFAYLYDHIVVGVPFTSVVFAEWSTVDVLSQFTVAVLGLSLMQAAYAAEIIRGGLIGVDAGQHEAAAALGLPASRRIFRIILPQALRSILPSGFNEIIGLVKGTSIVYVLALPELFYTVQVIYNRTQAVIPLLIVATVWYLIITTVLTSAQYYVERHFARGTARVLPPTPLQRIRGWLKEKTHG
- a CDS encoding TonB-dependent siderophore receptor, yielding MKQVLQPTAILALAIFANTAQAQDDSTLSTVVVTGNRGAEQRTVTSSPVPIDVVSAKQLQSTGKPGLMEALSAVIPSLTLPEKTGWDASGIARAPNLRGMSAAEVLVLVNGKRRHTAATLNINGINTGAAPADLDLIPISAIDHVEVLRDGAAAQYGSDAIAGVINVILKADTSGTSVTNAGIGYDGKKQTVQQSLNKGFEIGNGGIVQLALDARSQNDDNKASANGYTYAQAYEQAGRSTYGGYGTPKTNLLTLGYNAELPIDDSFSLYSFTTYSRRKAEQGQNFRLPTITNTITTGPNGYPGGYTPTWFIDEDDFQAAFGGKGTLGEWDWDLSTTYGRNEAEQGTTHNQNPSLGEATPNHFTSGTWISTELTTNLDFKRGFDIGLQKPLDLSYGFEHRRDTYEVQAGDYESYANGGYCVAPGNCASSGAQVTNGISPDEESSASRNSLASYVDVGFNPVPDWYVGTAFRYEHYNQGVGATRSGKLTTRYDFTPQFAVRATVSNGFRAPSLANSLFSARSTTYGVVNGVYQSINYGVLPVGSAAAQALGAQELKPERSTNFSLGFTLTPTDRLNFTADAYVINLRDRITLTGTLLGPEITQVLQGNGITSTSGGQYFINGADTRTKGLDLVGNYSQDLGQYGALKWTAAFNWNQTKILNYKESTTILGTSYDLMDRQARNLITGVQPSTKLILGGDWSIERFNLNLALTRYGSYKEVNVSDDRSLDRVYSAKWITDLDLGYNLTKDLNVAIGAKNLFDVYPKKQGVPSSTMVSSYGTYSPYGFTGGYYYTRLTYAF